A single Denticeps clupeoides chromosome 7, fDenClu1.1, whole genome shotgun sequence DNA region contains:
- the elfn1a gene encoding protein ELFN1 yields MAHSGGMAVSAFFWSVAIIYLTHTRGVRGDCWLIEGEKGFVWLAICSQNQPPYEAIPQHINSTIVDLRLNENKIKSIHYSALSRFANLTYLNLTKNEINYIEDGAFSAQFNLQVLQLGFNKLRNLTEGILRGLGKLQYLYLQANLIETVTPNAFWECPNIENIDLSMNRIQVLDGSTFTSLTKLTTCELYTNPFNCTCELLGFIKWLSVFPNKTNERMVCDSPQSVSGYSLLSQNPSNPTYRNALHMLSTVCSDDYVTPFITVSTDTPTPSSDSTHCGLEDCFSGTGPYEISITPTYIDLDVKPIMKAKQVTHTSAVINVQIPHPFKKMYILVLYNNSFYTDIQTLKRQKEDIELKNLKPHTVYNYCVVSLRNSLRHNHTCLQITTGPTTGKERSINNATATHYIMTILGCLFSMVIVLGVVYYCLRKKRQQDEKHKKAGSLKKNIIELKYGPELEGGTISRMSQKQMMAGESMPRMPYLPSGSDMEQYKLQDISETPKMAKGNYMEVRTGEHLDRRECEMPMPGNSQGSVTEISTIAKEVDKVNQIINNCIDALKSESTSFQGVKSGAVSTVEPQLVLISEQPQSKSGFLSPVYKDSYHHSLQRHHTSESSPKRPSTATGGPMRSPRPYRSEAGYKSESKYIEKTSPSGETILTVTPAAAILRAEAEKIRQYSEHRHSYPDSQQIEELEDPGSRKPSILEPLTRPRPRDLAYSQLSPQYHNLSYSSSPEYYCKPTHSIWERFKLHRKRHKDEEYMAAGHALRKKVQFAKDEDLHDILDYWKGVSAQHKS; encoded by the coding sequence GACTGCTGGCTCATCGAGGGGGAAAAGGGCTTTGTATGGCTGGCCATTTGCAGCCAAAACCAGCCACCTTATGAAGCCATCCCCCAGCATATAAACAGCACCATTGTGGACCTCCGACTGAATGAGAACAAGATCAAAAGCATTCATTACTCTGCCCTCAGCCGCTTTGCCAATTTGACCTACCTGAACCTGACCAAGAATGAGATCAATTACATAGAGGATGGGGCCTTTTCAGCCCAGTTCAACCTACAAGTCCTCCAGCTGGGTTTCAACAAATTGCGTAACCTGACAGAGGGTATCCTCAGGGGTTTGGGAAAGCTTCAGTACCTCTACCTCCAGGCCAACCTTATTGAGACTGTGACACCCAATGCCTTTTGGGAGTGCCCAAACATAGAAAATATAGACCTCTCTATGAATCGTATCCAGGTACTGGATGGGTCCACGTTCACCAGCTTAACTAAACTGACCACCTGTGAGCTGTACACCAACCCGTTCAATTGCACTTGTGAGCTGTTGGGGTTCATCAAGTGGCTTTCAGTTTTTCCgaacaaaacaaatgaacgCATGGTGTGTGATTCACCACAAAGCGTCTCTGGCTACAGTCTCCTCAGCCAGAATCCAAGCAACCCCACATACCGGAATGCACTGCATATGCTATCCACTGTTTGCTCAGATGATTACGTGACCCCATTCATCACAGTCTCAACTGACACCCCAACCCCTTCTTCTGACTCCACCCACTGTGGACTTGAGGATTGCTTCTCAGGAACAGGACCGTACGAAATTAGCATTACCCCTACATACATAGATCTGGACGTGAAACCCATCATGAAGGCAAAACAAGTGACGCACACGAGTGCAGTCATCAATGTTCAGATTCCTCACCCCTTCAAGAAGATGTACATCCTGGTTCTGTACAATAATAGCTTTTACACTGACATCCAGACGCTGAAACGCCAGAAGGAGGATATTGAACTGAAAAATCTGAAGCCTCACACAGTGTATAATTATTGTGTGGTTTCCTTACGCAATTCCTTGCGGCACAACCACACTTGTCTCCAAATCACAACAGGACCAACGACTGGGAAGGAAAGGTCAATTAACAATGCCACGGCCACCCATTATATCATGACAATCTTGGGCTGCCTCTTTAGCATGGTAATTGTTTTAGGGGTGGTCTATTACTGCCTGCGCAAAAAGCGACAGCAAGATGAAAAGCACAAAAAGGCAGGCAGCCTGAAGAAAAACATAATTGAACTGAAATATGGGCCAGAGCTGGAAGGCGGGACAATATCACGGATGTCGCAGAAGCAGATGATGGCTGGGGAGAGCATGCCACGCATGCCATACTTACCATCTGGCAGTGACATGGAGCAGTACAAGCTCCAAGACATCAGCGAAACGCCCAAAATGGCCAAGGGAAATTACATGGAGGTACGGACCGGAGAGCATCTAGATCGCAGAGAGTGTGAGATGCCAATGCCTGGAAACAGCCAAGGCTCAGTGACGGAGATTTCCACAATAGCGAAGGAGGTGGACAAAGTCAACCAGATAATTAACAACTGCATAGATGCCCTGAAATCAGAGTCCACCTCCTTCCAAGGTGTCAAGTCTGGGGCCGTGTCCACTGTCGAGCCGCAGCTTGTGCTGATTTCAGAGCAGCCGCAGAGCAAATCGGGCTTCCTGTCCCCTGTGTATAAAGACAGCTACCACCATTCCCTCCAGAGACATCACACATCTGAGTCTTCACCCAAACGGCCAAGCACCGCTACTGGAGGTCCAATGCGTAGCCCCAGGCCTTACCGGTCTGAAGCGGGATACAAGTCCGAGTCCAAGTACATAGAGAAGACTTCGCCAAGCGGCGAGACCATCTTAACGGTGACGCCAGCTGCCGCCATTTTAAGGGCAGAGGCAGAGAAGATCCGGCAATACAGCGAGCATCGGCATTCCTACCCAGACTCCCAGCAGATCGAAGAGTTGGAGGACCCGGGGAGCCGCAAGCCCTCAATCCTGGAGCCCCTCACAAGGCCCCGGCCCAGGGACTTGGCTTACTCACAGCTCTCGCCGCAGTACCACAACCTCAGCTACTCGTCCAGTCCCGAGTACTACTGCAAACCGACACACAGCATCTGGGAGCGCTTCAAGCTCCACCGAAAACGTCACAAAGACGAGGAGTACATGGCAGCAGGACACGCGCTGCGCAAAAAAGTGCAGTTTGCCAAGGATGAGGATCTGCATGACATTTTAGACTACTGGAAAGGTGTATCTGCTCAACACAAATCTTAA